A single region of the Lotus japonicus ecotype B-129 chromosome 4, LjGifu_v1.2 genome encodes:
- the LOC130713681 gene encoding uncharacterized protein LOC130713681: protein MAIRVCQPLPLLIFVIALVLSSGPSPTTGFNLFPNLFSGCLGFCTSGDAKCNEKCISKGYSGGACGDHAGLLCCCDKK from the exons ATGGCTATTCGTGTTTGTCAACCTTTGCCTCTCCTAATTTTTGTAATTGCTTTAGTTCTATCTTCAG GTCCAAGTCCAACAACAGGATTTAATTTGTTCCCCAACTTGTTCTCCGGTTGCTTAGGGTTTTGCACTTCTGGTGATGCCAAATGCAACGAGAAATGTATTAGTAAAGGGTATTCTGGGGGTGCATGTGGTGACCATGCTGGTTTGCTTTGTTGTTGTGataaaaaatga